The genomic stretch gatagtacgagagcacaatcgaagtttcataccgtggtttagggatcatatttattcaaagtatcgttcagatcctgcttcagtaacagaaaggttgagatgcttagcctatggtccaactgtaattgtgctttcttatagcgcatacgcaattaatggatacacattttataccaaagaacaggatgataaaagtactatgcaaaatagtggtgttaccttggtggctgaagcaatgcacatatcaagtgcgaatgacttaaatccgaaatttgcaaatttgtcatattttggggttatcgagcgcattttggtgtttgattacgcgaagtttcagattcctgtatttggttgcaagtgggttgaaaataatagtggcatacgaatggataagtcaggatttttacaagtggatctcaatagggtagggtacaaagatgagcctttcattctagcctctcaagctaaacaagtgttctatgtcaatgatccttcaagtacgaaatggtctatagtgcttttatctaacaaaatagttgatgaaaacattgaagatcaaggtgatattggtgttggcattgattcTTGTACAAGaagcgatcaaaatgagaatgaatcttgtactagaaatgatcataatgagggtatttggattaatccaaccgtccgtgttgttaagagacgcgttgaacacaatcctaccaagaaaagaaagagacgttagtgataaaggtaatagttttATTcactttgtaccgattgttttattcaatagtatagtacttattcaatttgttttattcaatttgtaccgattgttttattcaatttgtaccgattattttattcaatttttaccgactaatttgttttgaaccatgtatccgtttgtcgacttctttacatgtaaatatactattttgacgacttcggagctgctcatgcacttatctttacatttcgggactgtttttttatcggttttgcttctgcccgtaatcaaaagtcgggcttagggtctgaatttcggaaaaccgactttatttttgagtccgtggggacgttttaccatagccatgtaaatttcgttcaattccgacaactttattttttgacgcttattttgatttgtaccgatttcgtttccgatttacttgtacatgcatggtttgacttccattttacttgtatagattgttagcttattaatagtgtactaatgtgctttagtttgtttgatacaggttaaatggctccggatagagatgctccacctgaaaactcacaagaaagagatgctcaagaaagagatgccacggatacaaatgctccacctgatactgaagcaaaagaagttgcacgaggcatcactatcatgaagggaatcgttcgacatagagaccaaggattagtataccgattggaatggaattctgataaacaagcaattggtcctaattctccaaagttgacaagttatattggtacacttgttcgtatgcatattccggtctccgtagctagatggaatatgaaaagcAAAGACTTGGATGAGAAAAAAgacgcgatttgggacgagcttcaggtatatatcatatatggttaattgttgttattatcttgacgataaattgtttaaattacttatactaacacactatgcgtatgtttttttgcagaggacttttgagataccagatgatcgtagacgctacatacttggtttggccggcaaaagatatagagggtggaaagcttttttgacaaacacttatcttaaggataaagatggaaactttcttgaagaggcaccgggacggccaaaaaagtatgagatcttcattggtgaagaagattgggctaagtttgtagagcaaagagatgaagattttcggaaaaggagtgccaagaatagtgagagagcatccaaacccgcatatccatacaaaaaagggcgtttgggatatgcacgcttggaggataaaattgtaagtaaatagaaatgcgttttaattaattgtctaaatgtgttttatttgatgattttatcatttgtgtcaatgcatagttagaggagactaaaagtgaggaaacctcacttcctgaacatgtgttgtggagggaagctcgtgtgggcaaggatcatgctgtcgatcccgaagttcagagagtttttactgaatgtgtaagtataatactgtgtctttaactaaatcaaatgttttttaatatataaatgattttttaatgtaaatgaattacaggagaccttgtcgcaatcggcatccaccggtgaggggagcatacttagtagagcactagatgctcctgagtatcccggtcgggtgaggggtaagggtcatggtgtgactccaacctctttttacaagagtcctaggagaagaaatccttcaaatgaagaagtgttgcaaaagttggcggaattgcaagcacaagtctctgaattgcaaagagataaagaggcgtatatgagagaaaagtgcaacacttcatcggtgaaagaaactagtgataaggctagtatcaactatcaaaggaaatttcccgaggtaattataattttttttccttttaaattgttctattttattaatgataatgactttatatttactattggtttagggcatttcatcttgccaactatacttatcggaaccgagttatcgactagttggcaagggaaaagtgcacaacactttgggagatttacttcaccatagaccgctcccggatggacacctgaaagtatcggtggatgttgtagtagatcatgatgcgatgctaccggtacctgacatggtctcagagacgacattgctgcgagatgcaataggatcatttgttgcatggccctcggagctcattaccattagtgatgaggtatattgaaaacgattatgaatcatttagttttcgaatgtcaattctaaaccgtttattaattattttttacattttaattttagactgctcctataaaacccacagttaagggtaaagggattttacaggaggaggagtccgttgcatcactaaaagaggtacatttaaagtgttaataattaatctgaatctaaatctgcatgattttatattttacataacttatatgatttttaggcatccgctcgagagtcacaacaagtgacgcaacaagttcgtaccgtaccacccactggtcctccgaagccagcgggaaaaaaaggcggtgcttttgtgcctcggtaccgatcgacgctcgcaacaatggttgatatgtccgatttgacggATGGTGCTgcacgtgaaatcgttatggatgagagtgtcttcggtattgaattcaagtcacttattacacttgatgacttggaggagatttttaagcatgatcaactaggcgtcaataacatacactcatacattcggtaatattccctcatccgatatattatttaattagtcccacaatataatttatttacacatttcaatgaaaataatctaatgtttattatgtttttatttaaggttgttgtatgacagagtgttgcgcgggactccgttgtctaacagattctgtttcgtgtcttccgcccactgcagcggaatggcaattgattcggaaccggaatcagttagacagtgcttagtagatagattcatgtccaccggcaatacagaatgtctgcatctttgggcgtataatactcgaccagtagggttagtttctcattctttgttcatctaatctctgtttcttttgtgtatagcaaaattttcatataacctattgtttttatttatagagcacactggttgctgcttgctatcaaccctataagggaagtcgtgtattatctgaattcggtaaatggtgaatggaccaattatccggccatgaaggacatcgttgatttgtaagtgggatcgttctaaatatatattcgtgtatatttatatatatatatatatatatatatatttacttatttgtgggattgatctaaacatatgcttttatatatttgttaattagatcaatacaagtgttccgaagtcaacgggacgcacaggtatcccgaactaaatctagcaacattacttggatccaagtgcaggtacattatttttcacaatgttgcttataatatatttatgctacttgataaaacaatgcacaactatagaatcttatttgtttttctatgtagtgcccgcaacagaaaaacagttacgattgcggatactttgtattgaggtttatgaaagaaatccttcaggcaaatcaattagagattccgatcacggtatgaatttataacttaagataatttcatataatttattacatttaactaaatgtatcattcatattttgtttttgttttgtagtaccttgacgaattccgtgccactggatacccgagacttaagttggaagaaataaaagaggatttgtgtcatttttatattaagcgctttttcatgtaggatttgtgtcgaattgaagtatattgatgttgtaatgatgtatatatataatattggatattataatggtattatattagtatatatatatatattgtcttactgatggctgaaataatatcgtcgaaaataaattacaggtcgaaaatattacaggctgaaaacatattacaggtcgaaaatattacaggtcgactgggaggattaaattacaggctgcacattaaaatacctcatttagctactaaagcgctttttaaaaaagcgctcttaaaggacaacatactaaagcgcttctatttaaaagcgctgccaaagattactaaaaaaggaaaaaaaaaaaaaaaaacatactaaagcgcttttgtaaaagcgctcttatagggggggctataagagcgctttttctggaaaaagcgctcttaaagcccaccctataagagcgcttttacaaaagcgctttagtatgttgcgttttttttttaattttttctctcacaggtgggcctatcacagcgcttttctggaaaaagcgcacttaaaggggggcctaccagagcgcttttacctgaaaagcgctcttaaaggggggcctacaagagcgctttttccagaaaagcgctcttataggggggcctaccagagcgcttttaaaagcgctttcgtagcctatgccagcgctggctttggcagcgctttaaagcgctgttaaaggccaaaaaaagcgctttaaaagcccttcctcgttgtagtgcCTACAACTGGCTTTCAGTCTTCTTGCGTTTTGAATTAGTATTTCTACGTATTTTGGAGAAAAAAGTTAAAACAGAAAAACATATTTTGTTACCAAATATTTCAAAAGTCGCTAAACATGAAAACACAAATGAATGCACATTCAATATATTGTATTAACCGTTGAAATATGAGAAAAATTACATGATGAAATGTTATTTAATAACAAAGTCATGTCAAATGAAAGTTATTCATACAACTTACAATGATAAACTAAAAGATATGAGTGTAGATTTTAGCAAACATGAAAGATATGAATGCAATATTTTTTTTAGATGGAGACCCTAaaagaaagatgaagaagaaattcGTGGTGTTAAAGAAAATTGTCACGCTAACTTGTATGAGACACATGTTGGGGCAACAATCATGGGAGAgtcgagttcgggagcattgttaattCTGGGACATTCAGCTTGAGCAACACATTTGTGGGAaacacaccacttctccacctaaaactttaaggtaataggtgagtgtattctcccacttatatatgttcAACTCATTACATGCATTTCCAATGCgagactattatccacactcataTTTGTATTATTCTCATCAACACAACGTAGTGTTCTTctgaattatatatatttttactcttaaattgtGAGTTGTTGGATTAATCAAATGATTGAGATTTAGTGAAGGAGAGGAAAGTAGACAATTTTGAATTTTAGAAGGAGAAGATGGAGATTCTAGGAAGAAGACTTGAGGAGACTATTTCCATTACTATTACCAATACATCCCTTGCAAGTTTTCCTTTTGAAAGGATTTCCTTTGTGTAAGTTGCATTCTTGGATTTGTCACAATTTTATTACCCTTGTTGTCATTTTCctctcaataattaattaaaatttggtTGCTTCCCACTCCACAccacaaaccaaaccaaaattgCCTCTTTCTTCCCAccattcattcactcattcatCTCTCGAGTGTCATGTCACCCAACATCTAGTCGCCATTACACCACTCGACGGACCTCATGGCGGGAACCGCCCATTTACTCATCCTCACGCCGCACTCCGCCACCACGTCCTCATTCCCCCGTCGAAGTCCTCAATTTCTCCCTTCCCGCCGTCATCTTCACTCACCTGTCAAATCCCTCACTCCACGCCCTGGGGTTTGTATCCCATCTCCCTTCAGAGCATCTGCTCAATCCCATCAGGTTCCATTTTCCTTCATCCTCATGATTATAAGCTTCAGCAAAAAGGAAACAAAACACATTTGAAGGAATTGAAACTCTAGTTTTTCATTAACAAATTTACCTTCAGATGGATGGTAGTGATAGTGGAAGCAAAGAGACAAAAACACCGAGTTGGGTGGAACCCATTTCGAGATTCGCTAGGGGCAATGTTTTACCCTTAGGTGCGTCTTTGTCTTTCTATGATTTCAAATTTTGTATTTCATTATTTTGTGACTTCGCTGTGTTCTGAGGTATAACTTTGCAGTGTTGTTTGTTTGCTTTTGAGGCCATTTGTAGCTCTGATTTCTGCGGTGACGTTAGGATTAACATATCCTAGTCTTGGTTGCGCGGTTGACAAATATCATGTGTCGAAAATTGGGCCGTTTGGAATTTTTGTTATCTCAGGTTAATGTTGTAACTTGTAGGCTAATCTTTTGTAGTTATAGGCTGTTTTGATTTTATGACAAACAAGTCTCTAAGTGTTCTAGGTTCTACTGCGTGGCTTGTCTTGTAGGGTTGGTGTTGCGAAGTGAAGAAATTGGTGCAGCTGTAGAAGCATGGCCTGTTGGACTCTTTGGGCTAGTATGTGTGCACTTTTATTTTTTACGGGTGCATATTATAGACTACTCTGCTGCAGCTTTGTTTGGAAATGCTTACCTAGATTTGGTTGACGTGCCCGAGTTTGGAATCTCTGTTTAACTGGAGTGTTACACCATGCTTCTTCAAATTTATGATCAAATTGtatgtgtttgtttgtttgaCACGTAAAAACCACCAATTTTTAATTTCCCCCCTTAAAGTAATCAAAATACAACTAATAGGATAAATATTTTCACCCTGTCCAAAATTATTAGCGATCTCGTGCAAGGAAATAAAGGAGGTGGCTTTGAGTCTTTATTTTTATGGTCAAGAATAAAACTCTTGACTTGTAAGGTTCGATTGCTGTATGCCCGTATGAATGTTTTTGTAATACAATAGCAATAGCAAACTACAAAGCTTTATCGTGCTAGGTGGGTTCTGCCGGGTTGCTCAACTGATACATGTTAGTATCCTAAAACACAGATTCTGTGGAAATAGAAATATAGTGGGTGATTTGTTTATATTATGGAAAGTTAACGAGAAAAGCAATCAGTAGAGGTGTTCCCAAAAATACGGCTCATTATAGAGACACTTTCCCTAAACAACAGATACAATACATGCTCCAACTCCAAAACTACCAGTATATGATACGTTGCTGCTCACAATATTACACTAACCTACACTCCTTATGCTCCATGGACCTTACTTTCCTAACCGACTCCCGACTTTAAGTATGTATGATTTCAAGACTCATATTACTAACTTTTGGCCCTCTCTTAAAAACCTTCCATCTCTTGGTTTCACATGACTATTGATCAATGGTTTCAAGATTTGAATACCTATCTACACCATTGTGTTCTATCAAATATGGATCatctcaattttttaaaaaatttctttttatatttgtaCGTTTCAAAAATATTAGCGCACGTTTTTTTATAACGTTTGAAAATGTAACATGCTCTTTTGTTCTACATACAGGTATCTATTTTATTTCTTACACCATACTTTTCCCGGATAATATTGCAAGTTCAGCTCCAACCCCAAGAATTTATTACAGGTTTAACCATTTATATTCTACTCTAAGCAGTCAATGTTAGCCATTTTCATAGTACTTTTGTCGTAATGTTGGATTGCTATTCAAGAT from Vicia villosa cultivar HV-30 ecotype Madison, WI linkage group LG4, Vvil1.0, whole genome shotgun sequence encodes the following:
- the LOC131595640 gene encoding probable sodium/metabolite cotransporter BASS4, chloroplastic isoform X2, yielding MAGTAHLLILTPHSATTSSFPRRSPQFLPSRRHLHSPVKSLTPRPGVCIPSPFRASAQSHQMDGSDSGSKETKTPSWVEPISRFARGNVLPLALISAVTLGLTYPSLGCAVDKYHVSKIGPFGIFVISGLVLRSEEIGAAVEAWPVGLFGLVCVHFYFLRVSILFLTPYFSRIILQVQLQPQEFITGLAIFCCMPTTLSSGVALSQLAGANSALALAMTVISNLLGILIVPFSITKFVASGVGVALPTKQLFKSLVLTILFPLILGKVLRESFKGVADFVDRNRKLFSGISAFFLSLVPWTQVSKSRPLLLIVKPKVFLVAIGLGLYVQHASVCLHYFFI